The following coding sequences are from one Rhinoraja longicauda isolate Sanriku21f chromosome 35, sRhiLon1.1, whole genome shotgun sequence window:
- the LOC144610011 gene encoding histone H2B 3-like yields MPELVSKGRAPKKVAKKAAAKKNHKGEKKRRKIRRQSYGIYIYKVLKQVHPDTGIASSAMSIINSFVYDIFERIASEASRLIRYSKRQTISSREIQSSIRLLLPGELSKHAISEGTKAVTKYTSCK; encoded by the coding sequence ATGCCTGaattggtatcaaagggcagagcgCCGAAAAAAGTGGCAAAGAAGGCAGCCGCGAAGAAGAACCATAAAGGTGaaaagaaacgtagaaaaataaggaggcagagctACGGTATTTACAtctacaaagtgctgaagcaggTACACCCGGATACGGGCATCGCTTCCTCAGCCATGAGTATCATCAACTCTTTCGTCTACGACATCTTCGAGCGCATCGCCTCCGAGGCTTCCCGTCTTATCCGGTACAGCAAACGGCAGACCATCTCCTCTCGGGAGATCCAGTCTTCCATACGCCTTCTATTGCCTGGCGAACTGTCCAAGCACGCTATTTCTGAAGGAACAAAAGCGGTCACCAAATACACCAGCTGCAAATAA